One Fundulus heteroclitus isolate FHET01 unplaced genomic scaffold, MU-UCD_Fhet_4.1 scaffold_76, whole genome shotgun sequence DNA window includes the following coding sequences:
- the cipcb gene encoding CLOCK-interacting pacemaker encodes MSAKRKAESLLRAANRPYVMKCRGSLADSERDSGFSDASSEHLSTVDATDSEDSPQPAARRGAQGAGSDSKRSQPAVVGGSYSRLSPMIIMNNVVLKQPVENPPALKPWGFSPTVEVVQPVVPPPQVVFLQPVVSRQGSPGSKEATSKHRRSRKYLPILKSYPKIAPHPGDSVGSSGRGTASSSSSSSSSSSSGSEKCSTLSSSLWEQHQRQKEQRSLCSSTSNSACASPSLPGTPSTASPLLHTRLSLPAAESGAGVSPATEGPSPDGSPPPPLSPSKHQTLSLDSISSLEYGLSDGGSYSKRKRFCNTYNILSKSGLLDITLRTKELLRQNQSTQSDLDRLRKHTDLFLLALQTGDTSGCVRLLSSLQEEDRERAAQNGLKADQT; translated from the exons ATGAGCGCCAAGAGGAAGGCAGAGAGTCTCCTGAGGGCAGCGAACCGACCTTACGTCATGAAGTGCAGAGGTTCCCTGGCGGATTCGGAAAGAGACTCCGGGTTCTCAG ATGCCAGCTCAGAGCACCTGAGCACCGTGGACGCCACCGACTCGGAGGACTCGCCCCAGCCCGCTGCACGGCGGGGGGCGCAGGGCGCGGGCTCCGACTCGAAGCGCTCTCAGCCGGCTGTGGTCGGGGGCTCCTACTCCAGACTCTCACCGATGATCATAATGAACAACGTTGTGCTGAAGCAG CCTGTGGAGAACCCTCCTGCTCTGAAGCCCTGGGGGTTCAGTCCCACCGTGGAGGTGGTGCAGCCGGTGGTCCCGCCGCCTCAGGTGGTCTTTCTTCAGCCGGTGGTCTCTCGCCAGGGCTCCCCGGGCTCCAAAGAAGCCACCTCTAAGCACAGACGCTCTAGAAAGTATCTGCCGATCTTAAAGTCCTACCCCAAGATCGCCCCGCATCCCGGAGACAGTGTTGGTTCCTCAGGAAGAGGgactgcttcttcttcttcctcctcctcctcctcctcttcatcagggTCAGAGAAATGTAGCACCTTGAGCTCCAGCCTGTGGGAACAGCACCAGAGGCAGAAGGAACAGAGATCTCTGTGCAGCAGCACCAGTAACTCTGCGTGTGCGTCTCCCAGTCTTCCCGGTACCCCCAGCACCGCGTCGCCTCTGCTCCACACCAGACTTTCCCTCCCCGCAGCAGAAAGCGGCGCCGGCGTCAGTCCCGCCACGGAGGGGCCTTCGCCGGACGGCAGCCCGCCCCCGCCTCTCAGTCCCTCCAAACACCAGACGCTCAGCCTGGACAGCATCTCGTCTCTGGAGTACGGCCTGAGCGACGGCGGCTCGTACTCCAAGAGGAAGCGCTTCTGCAACACGTACAACATCCTGAGCAAGTCCGGCCTGCTGGACATCACGCTGCGCACCAAGGAGCTCCTCAGGCAGAACCAGAGCACTCAGAGCGACCTGGACCGGCTCAGGAAACACACGGACCTGTTCCTGCTGGCCCTGCAGACCGGGGACACCAGCGGCTGCGTGAGACTGCTGAGCAGCCTGCAGGAGGAGGACAGGGAGAGGGCCGCTCAGAACGGCCTGAAAGCAGATCAGACCTAG